A single region of the Patescibacteria group bacterium genome encodes:
- a CDS encoding NUDIX hydrolase has translation MRKFSRKVLWQGKFIRVVGKEFSNRNGTRGIWECVELNETKNIVMIFALTKKKEVILARQFRFPLEKDIVELPAGLADKKGESLAEAAERELLEETGYKAEKLIFAGRGFFNQGLINNEIFIYFAPAANFAGFEGVSSDDSEEIEVVRVPLKKLAEFCLKKHKNFEIDLKILNALKILEEKKMVA, from the coding sequence ATGAGAAAATTTTCGCGAAAAGTATTGTGGCAGGGGAAATTTATAAGGGTTGTCGGCAAAGAGTTTTCCAATAGAAACGGGACAAGGGGTATCTGGGAATGCGTAGAACTGAACGAAACCAAAAATATTGTAATGATATTCGCCCTGACAAAAAAGAAAGAGGTGATATTGGCCAGGCAGTTCCGTTTTCCTTTGGAGAAAGATATTGTGGAGCTGCCGGCGGGTTTGGCTGACAAAAAGGGGGAGAGTTTAGCTGAAGCGGCGGAAAGGGAACTCTTGGAAGAGACCGGCTATAAGGCGGAAAAACTGATTTTTGCCGGCCGGGGGTTCTTTAACCAGGGGCTTATCAATAATGAAATTTTTATCTATTTCGCGCCGGCGGCTAATTTTGCCGGTTTTGAAGGCGTTTCTTCCGACGACAGCGAGGAAATAGAAGTGGTGAGAGTCCCCCTTAAAAAATTGGCGGAATTTTGCTTGAAGAAACACAAAAATTTTGAGATTGATTTAAAAATTTTAAACGCTTTAAAAATATTAGAAGAGAAAAAGATGGTTGCGTAA
- a CDS encoding SDR family oxidoreductase yields the protein MAKCLVTGGAGFIGSNLADALVERGDEVIIIDNLSAGKKENVNPGAKFHQLDIRNLEEIKPLFKGVDYVFHLAAFPRVQPSIQDPVTFNDININGTLNVLMAAKEAGVKRVVYSASSSAYGDQEKMPLREDMTAKPLSPYALQKYVGELYCRLFRRIYNLPTVCLRYFNVYGKRQPTEGAYCLVIGIFTQQRLRGEPMTIVGDGEQRRDFTSVADIVRANILAAESDKVGNGETINVGRGKSYSVKELAEMIGGPTVNIPPRIEAKESLADNNLARVLLGWEPVVDLPEWLEGYKKEIGL from the coding sequence ATGGCAAAATGTTTGGTAACAGGCGGGGCCGGCTTTATCGGCTCTAATTTGGCAGACGCTCTTGTCGAGCGGGGGGACGAAGTCATTATTATTGACAATCTTTCCGCCGGGAAAAAGGAAAATGTTAATCCCGGAGCTAAATTTCATCAGCTTGATATTAGGAATTTGGAAGAAATAAAACCCTTGTTCAAAGGCGTTGATTATGTTTTTCATCTGGCGGCTTTTCCTCGCGTCCAGCCTTCAATTCAAGATCCGGTTACTTTTAACGATATAAATATAAACGGCACCCTCAACGTTTTAATGGCGGCTAAAGAAGCGGGGGTAAAAAGAGTCGTTTATAGCGCCTCCTCTTCGGCTTACGGCGATCAGGAGAAAATGCCTTTACGCGAAGATATGACGGCCAAACCCTTGAGCCCTTACGCTCTGCAAAAATACGTAGGCGAACTTTATTGCCGTTTATTCAGGCGGATTTATAATTTGCCCACTGTTTGCTTGCGTTATTTCAATGTTTATGGAAAGCGCCAGCCAACCGAAGGAGCGTATTGTTTGGTTATCGGAATTTTTACGCAGCAGCGTCTGCGGGGAGAGCCGATGACTATTGTGGGCGACGGGGAGCAAAGGCGCGATTTTACCAGCGTGGCGGACATAGTCAGAGCCAATATTTTGGCGGCGGAAAGCGATAAAGTAGGCAACGGGGAAACAATCAATGTCGGCAGAGGCAAAAGCTACAGCGTCAAAGAGCTGGCGGAAATGATTGGCGGACCAACCGTTAATATTCCGCCCAGGATAGAAGCAAAGGAGAGTTTGGCCGATAACAATTTAGCTCGGGTTTTATTGGGCTGGGAGCCGGTCGTAGATTTACCGGAGTGGCTGGAGGGGTATAAAAAGGAAATAGGGCTATAG